One part of the Bdellovibrio sp. KM01 genome encodes these proteins:
- a CDS encoding phosphoenolpyruvate carboxylase, with protein sequence MKQNLPQELTKLVDWSVTELGKVIEFEVGKAGFNRIERIRRYIKSPAGQSLEGLKSLQEELASLSEKEQYQIAHAFALMLEIINSCEAAYRTYRLRIEDRDHESVTHSYGRIIHVLTAHPTESRNPDALYYFKKIQKLLERRLEKISELDESELNVLIKWVWNIPMSKQRKPSVMDEAEYIYSLGLQDEIIEMYIKQRLAKHPFYIRTWVGGDKDGHPGVDEKTMLQSLNMSRGLLVKWLNRAFREYKKDLEPLLRNKSFDASKLRTIKKLSSEVTQMLVHLKRIESKDANKLHRLKESFILLSAEQRKNFGVESPVLIRIQTFLKSFPGLVVPLELREDSGLVHEAVDNPGKSYNISRMIKTLSRISPDHDPKFYVRGFVLSNCESVKDIVAGMKLTKRYLGEYRLPVVPLFESAHSLSEGKSIITEFLSSKSHRTIIAKKWSGKLEVMLGYSDSSKENGAFASRFLIKSAVSELEKVISSYDIKPIFFHGSGGSIERGGGSVQEQTDWWPLSALEVVKVTIQGEMIYRSYTSSEILERQLERFMVARDRQAKSARKSSSARIEKALQRMAEATKSKYQETLKQPEFLQMIEEATPYSYLKDLRMGSRPSKRQGPVQLKSLRAIPWVLCWTQTRTLFPTWWGVGSFWTTLNKTEKALYKKAFKESQLFSSYIKVLGFTLEKMDLNIFGLYLANSKLPVEQQQKYLKDFIQEFKECKKAMREITGERNLLWYRPWLGKSISLRSPLIHPLNVLQLIALKERNLLLLRETVTGVASGMLTTG encoded by the coding sequence ATGAAACAAAATCTTCCCCAAGAACTTACGAAACTTGTTGATTGGTCAGTAACGGAATTGGGGAAGGTGATCGAGTTCGAAGTCGGTAAAGCCGGCTTCAACCGCATCGAAAGAATCCGTCGCTATATCAAATCTCCTGCGGGTCAGTCCCTTGAAGGACTTAAATCGCTTCAAGAAGAGCTCGCAAGTCTCTCTGAAAAAGAACAATACCAAATTGCCCATGCCTTTGCCTTGATGCTGGAGATTATCAACTCCTGCGAGGCCGCGTATCGCACGTACCGACTTAGAATTGAAGACCGTGACCATGAATCCGTCACTCACAGCTATGGCCGCATCATCCACGTTTTAACGGCGCATCCGACCGAATCCAGAAATCCCGATGCCCTTTACTATTTCAAGAAAATTCAAAAGCTGTTGGAACGTCGATTAGAGAAAATTTCTGAACTAGATGAGTCCGAGCTGAACGTTTTGATCAAATGGGTTTGGAATATTCCGATGTCCAAACAACGTAAGCCCTCGGTCATGGATGAGGCTGAATACATTTATAGTCTGGGCCTGCAGGACGAGATTATCGAGATGTACATCAAGCAACGACTTGCAAAGCACCCGTTTTATATTCGTACATGGGTGGGGGGAGATAAGGATGGGCACCCTGGCGTAGATGAAAAGACGATGTTGCAAAGCTTAAACATGTCGCGGGGACTTTTGGTGAAATGGCTCAATCGAGCATTCCGGGAATATAAAAAGGATCTGGAACCCTTGCTTCGGAATAAGAGTTTTGATGCGTCAAAGTTGAGAACTATTAAAAAGCTCAGTTCGGAAGTTACCCAGATGCTGGTGCATTTAAAAAGAATTGAATCAAAAGATGCGAATAAACTCCATCGACTTAAGGAATCATTCATTCTGTTAAGCGCGGAGCAAAGAAAAAATTTTGGAGTGGAATCCCCGGTTTTGATTCGAATTCAGACATTTTTAAAATCTTTTCCCGGCCTGGTCGTCCCCCTAGAGCTTCGCGAAGACAGTGGGCTTGTGCATGAAGCTGTGGATAACCCGGGAAAGAGTTATAACATTTCTCGAATGATCAAGACTCTCTCCAGAATTTCTCCGGATCATGATCCAAAATTTTATGTGCGCGGCTTTGTTTTAAGTAATTGTGAGTCGGTCAAAGACATTGTCGCTGGAATGAAACTGACAAAAAGATACTTGGGGGAATATCGCCTGCCCGTAGTACCACTATTTGAAAGTGCACACTCTTTGTCAGAGGGAAAATCCATTATCACGGAATTCTTAAGCAGCAAATCCCACCGTACTATAATTGCTAAGAAATGGTCTGGGAAACTTGAAGTGATGCTGGGGTATTCTGATTCCTCGAAAGAAAACGGCGCGTTTGCTTCCAGGTTTCTAATTAAATCGGCGGTATCAGAGCTGGAAAAAGTCATTAGCTCCTATGATATCAAGCCCATCTTTTTTCACGGCTCTGGTGGAAGTATTGAGAGGGGTGGAGGTTCCGTTCAGGAACAAACCGATTGGTGGCCGCTATCTGCGTTGGAAGTGGTCAAGGTCACGATTCAAGGCGAAATGATTTATCGCAGCTATACTTCTTCTGAAATATTAGAAAGACAGCTTGAACGCTTCATGGTCGCCAGAGACCGACAGGCTAAATCAGCTCGTAAAAGTTCATCTGCTCGTATAGAGAAGGCCTTACAGCGCATGGCTGAGGCGACCAAATCCAAATATCAAGAGACATTGAAGCAGCCCGAATTTCTGCAGATGATTGAAGAGGCGACGCCGTATTCATATCTCAAAGATTTACGTATGGGTTCTCGGCCTTCCAAACGTCAGGGCCCGGTCCAATTAAAGAGTTTGCGCGCAATTCCCTGGGTTTTATGTTGGACGCAGACGCGCACCCTGTTTCCGACTTGGTGGGGAGTTGGAAGTTTTTGGACGACCCTGAATAAGACGGAGAAGGCTTTATATAAAAAGGCATTTAAAGAGTCCCAACTTTTTAGTTCTTACATAAAAGTGTTGGGCTTTACGCTTGAGAAAATGGATTTAAATATTTTTGGTCTGTATTTGGCAAATTCCAAATTGCCAGTGGAGCAGCAGCAGAAATATCTGAAAGACTTTATTCAAGAATTCAAGGAGTGCAAAAAGGCGATGCGGGAAATCACGGGAGAAAGAAATCTTTTGTGGTATCGGCCATGGCTTGGAAAAAGTATTTCCCTTCGCTCGCCACTGATTCATCCCCTGAATGTTTTGCAGCTTATTGCCCTTAAAGAGAGGAATTTACTGCTGCTGCGAGAGACTGTCACAGGGGTCGCAAGCGGTATGCTGACGACTGGATGA
- the queF gene encoding preQ(1) synthase — translation MKKTGRDSKELKNFALGEAKTDYAQTYSPESLEAFDNKNPGKIAWTTFVCTEFTSLCPKTGQPDFAKVFINYIADKKMVESKSLKLYLFSFRNHGDFHEDCIQTICDDLVNLMKPKYIEVVGEFTPRGGIAIFPYASYACKDKFYQDLWKKRLSEFAPGKYSMELSKLY, via the coding sequence ATGAAAAAGACTGGCAGAGACTCTAAAGAGCTTAAAAACTTCGCCCTGGGTGAAGCTAAAACAGATTACGCGCAAACTTATTCACCAGAATCCCTTGAAGCATTCGACAACAAAAATCCAGGTAAGATTGCCTGGACGACTTTTGTTTGCACAGAGTTCACATCACTTTGTCCAAAAACAGGCCAGCCTGATTTTGCAAAAGTTTTTATCAACTACATCGCTGATAAAAAAATGGTGGAATCAAAATCCTTGAAACTTTATTTGTTCAGCTTCCGTAACCACGGCGACTTCCACGAAGATTGTATTCAGACAATTTGTGACGACTTGGTGAATCTTATGAAGCCTAAGTATATCGAAGTAGTTGGTGAGTTCACTCCGCGCGGAGGGATTGCGATCTTCCCTTATGCAAGCTACGCTTGTAAGGACAAGTTCTATCAGGACTTGTGGAAAAAACGTCTGAGTGAGTTCGCTCCTGGCAAGTATTCCATGGAGTTGAGCAAGCTCTACTAA